The DNA window CGGCAGCAACTGGGCCAGGCCGGTGGCGGCGTGTTCGGGTTCGATGCCGGCGTGCTGGGCGATCTGGGAGACCTTGTCGGCGCCCAGCGCGTCGGCGATCTGGTTGCCGGACACCGGGACGTTCTCGCCGGTGCCGATCCATGACGCGACCTGATCGGCGATTCCGCTCGATTGCAGCTGCTGCAAAATACCTTGCAGGCCGCCGGCATTGTTAATCAAGCCCATCACACCACCGAGCAGATCGCTTTGGGAGACGGAGTCCTGCTTCTGGGCGCCCAGCGAACCGATGACTTGCCCTGCCAGTTGATCGAGTAATCCCATCATTTGCTCCTAGAGGTGGTGGTTGAAAACGCGCAATACCGCGTAGTTGTCATAACCATTAGAGCACAAGTTTACTCAAGTGGCTTACCAATTCGGACCAGGCCCGATTTCGGCTGATGTCTCGTAAGTGTTAAGGACCCTCATTACCTCGGCATCTTGTGCGTACTTTTTCTTCGCTGCGCGCATATAGGCATCGAAACCATCACACTGCCCGAATTTCTCGCAGTCGCTTTTCCATTGCGCGACATAACGAACGTCGGCTGGTAGCACATGCGTTTGTTCGTCTGCTCGGCGGTCCCGGCAGGCATTGGACCATCGCTCAACTTTCATCTCGCTGATTTGTTCTCCTTGTGTCTGCACACGCAGACATGCTTTTCCCTTGACGTACTGCAGGGTGCAAAAGGACTTTCCGACACTGCAGTAATCGACCTCCGGGTATCCACTCTGGACAAGCAAGCGATCAAGTCCCATGTATTCGCCAGAGGAAGCATGGGAACCCGGATCTGCCCTCCAACCGTCCGCGTGGAGCCGTGTCTGTGCCTCGACGAATTTCTCGCCAACCTGTGGCATAGCCGAATCAGCATGCGCGAGCGAAGCGCAGCCTATAAGGACCGTAAGTGTGATTGCGATCTTAATCACTTGGTCGTTCCTCCTGCAGCTTTATATGCCGCCTCGAAGCGATCGAATTCGACATATGGTTGGTTGTAGCGGCCCGGTTTTCCTCTTCCCTCTGGCAGCGCAGCCCATTGTTTCGATGCTTGAGAGAGGCCAGCCTCGATGTCTCCGTCTTTAATTTTATCAATGACGCTACGCGCTTGAAGCATTGATACTGCGATGAGGTCTTGCGTCTCCGGCGTAAAGTCCGTCAGCCCCATGCGACGTTCACCGTGATCTTGCCACGTGACTTTGTTGATTTGATACATGCCTGAGGCCGTGGTCACGCCACCGCTCCCAGGACCTGGGTGCGTCGAGTAGTCGGTAAAGCGCCAAGGGTCTTTTTTCTTTCCTTTCACCGCACCGTATTTGAAGTCATACCCGCCGCCTTCGGCATCGGCTACCGCCTTGAGAAACGCTTTGATGTTGGGATTCTTCAGGTGTTCCCTCATCTCGGCCAATCGCTGTTCCTTGTTTCGCTTGATACGCACCAACTTTGCTTCGGCATCTTCGCGTGGAGTCGTGTTTCTGGTCGCACGATGATGAAGGGGGCGGCCGGAAGGAGAGGTGATTGTTGTCGTCATTTAGCCCTCACGAATAGATGTCAACGGTTTCTGCTTCCATCGTGGTCGTAAGCAGATGAGTCCTTCCTTCCGCGTCCGTAACGCCGAACTCCAACTGGCCGTTTGCCCGCCGTATCGCATACTCGGTGTTCGGCATGGGCCTATCGGTATCCTCATCAAATAGGACAAATCTGTCGTCGAAAAATTTGTCATCATTCTTCCGTGTCACGGGATCCTGTTGGGAAGATGTCGACGTGTCCCCCTTGCCGGGAGCACTGAGCTGTTGACATCGGAGAGACTGATTCGGCACCAGGCGAGGTAGAGCGGGGCATCCGCAGAGGCAAAGGTCATCTTCCAATGCCACTTTTTTGCCGTTCCAAAGCTCGGGAATACGTGGTTCCATGCAACGTATCTTCCCTTGGGATTTGCAGACAGGGCAGAAAACCAAATCGTTTTCGAGAGCAATCGGGGAACCGTTGATGCTGCCATTACTAGACGCCGAAATGACCTTGCCGCCCGCCGTGGTGGTTGCCCCTAGCGTAATTGTGTAGCGCTTCATACTTTCTCCCCGCATGCACAGTGCATGGCCAATAGGAAATTATTTGGCTGACCGTAAGAACGTGGTTTGCGCAATCGCAGAAAACATGCGGTTGGCAGTCCTGTTTGCAGTTTACGGCTGCGCGATTTGACGTGGCCGAAGCGGCACTCGACCAGGCTGTAGAAGGCCAGCAGATGTAGATGTTTAGCGCTAGACGCGTCACGCCTACGTGCCGGGACCTGCTGGTCAGCTTGCGCGGCGATGTTCCAGAAAGTGCTGTTAGAATTTGCAATCGTCTTCCGCCCCCCCCCCCCCCAATTTGCAGGAGTATACAAATCCTACCCTTTTTAGTCAGAACGGCGATTCGCCTGCCCAAGCTAACGGCCACGGTTGCATTGGTCGTGCTGTTTGCATTGGCCGGGACGATGGCCTATACCGGTTTCCTGGTCGTCGGCGTATTTGCCGATCAACTTGGCACGGGCCGGTTTGTCGCGGGCCTGCTGCTTGGCGCTCTTTTTGCGAGATTTCCCTGGATAAGCAACGGTAAGCCGCGCATTGTCGGCCTGTTACCGAAACCGGTCCGTCGCCCGCTCATCGTGAGCATCCTGGCACTGTGCTTGTTGCACTTTGTCTGGCAAGGCGACTACGTGCCCGCACTGTTCATCGGGGTCACGACGGCGTTTCTTCTGTCCTTCCCGTGGTTGCGGCGCGCTATATTCGATCGCCTGCTGGGCTCCGTCTTCAAATTCACTGGCCGCAACTCTGTCAAGCCCACCGACGACACGGTGATCGATGGCGAATTCAGGGAAAAGAAAGAATAAGGGGGGGGGGAGAAACAAAAAAGCCACCCGAAGGTGGCTTTTTAATATTCTTGGTGGCCCGGGGCGGAATCGAACCACCGACACAAGGATTTTCAATCCTCTGCTCTACCAACTGAGCTACCAGGCCAAGGAGCAGAATTATAGCAGGCCGGAGCGAAATTGCAAGGAACAATTTCTCGCGCACACAAACGCTATAATGGGTGGATGAATAATCCATCGTCCCCGCCGCGCGTTATCGAGAGTGACATTTGCATTGTTGGCAATGGCGCGATTGCAAAGACCACCGCGCTCGGCCTGGCCCAGTCCGGCCTGAGCGTCGCCTTGCTCTGTCCTCCGCCATCGCCGCCGTCCGCGCCGGCCGGCGCCTCCACCGCCGCCGATCCAGGCTGGGACGCCCGGGTCTACGCCCTGAACCACACCGCCCGCGATTTGCTGTCGTCGCTGAAGGTCTGGGACGCGCTCGACGCCGCCCGCGTGGCGCCGGTCGACGCGATGATCATCCAGGGCGACGGCGCCCGCGCCGGCGACCTGGCGTTCGACGCCTACGGCGCCCACACCGGCACCCTGGCCTGGATACTGGAAGACCGCAACCTCGGGCAGGCGCTCGACGCCGCCCTCAAATTCGCCCGCAACGTGACCCTGGTCCATGGCCGGGC is part of the Oxalobacteraceae bacterium OTU3CAMAD1 genome and encodes:
- a CDS encoding YidB family protein, encoding MGLLDQLAGQVIGSLGAQKQDSVSQSDLLGGVMGLINNAGGLQGILQQLQSSGIADQVASWIGTGENVPVSGNQIADALGADKVSQIAQHAGIEPEHAATGLAQLLPQIIDKLTPGGQIPQNELLEQGLSLLRGKLFG
- a CDS encoding paar repeat-containing protein translates to MTTTITSPSGRPLHHRATRNTTPREDAEAKLVRIKRNKEQRLAEMREHLKNPNIKAFLKAVADAEGGGYDFKYGAVKGKKKDPWRFTDYSTHPGPGSGGVTTASGMYQINKVTWQDHGERRMGLTDFTPETQDLIAVSMLQARSVIDKIKDGDIEAGLSQASKQWAALPEGRGKPGRYNQPYVEFDRFEAAYKAAGGTTK
- a CDS encoding PAAR domain-containing protein, producing MKRYTITLGATTTAGGKVISASSNGSINGSPIALENDLVFCPVCKSQGKIRCMEPRIPELWNGKKVALEDDLCLCGCPALPRLVPNQSLRCQQLSAPGKGDTSTSSQQDPVTRKNDDKFFDDRFVLFDEDTDRPMPNTEYAIRRANGQLEFGVTDAEGRTHLLTTTMEAETVDIYS